ACTAAGAGGACTTTTACTGACAGTGATAAACTAAAACTTGGTTTCCAGCTCAATTAGAGATTATTTAGAAAACTTAGTCTTTCTCAATTttattagtctagaggctacatgtatctgtggcttcaaatctcaagatctctctccACTCCATCTAGTTCAATGAGAATCATCAGACCCAATAGCTATTCATGCAAATATACCCTCAATTGTTGAATTGATGTAaccagtgtataagtagcattctaataacctttgaccctacTAGCCATTGATGTAGGGGCTATgatctgacaaatataccatatttggatatatTCATTAGGTAACTAATAACACTGTCTAACATATCACTTGTTATTGgtcagaattctgtgattgattaacaaagacctGATGTTTCAATGACCGTCATGTTTCAATGACTGTGTCGGTGGctttgtttgtatttgaaattgtaaacatgaTGATTTAATGACTGTGGGTGACTTTGTTTGGATTTGAAACCTCACTGAGCTAGATCATAGATCCCAGCTGAGaatcaaagccatggatagcctctagactgcAATTTGACTCAAAAAATGTCTCTCATTTATTAcgatgaaattcaaatgactagtgtgaaaggaatagacacaactgggattttcaagataaactcaattgataagacccctgtatataaagaATTACACTGTTTGGAAAGTCATATTCAAACACTGAACACCAAGTGTGGTTATGACAGGAGGTAGTAAAATACTAGATACTAATAAAACTAGACTGACTGTTAGTAAGCACACTATTTTTGTAGACAATGTTACAATACGATGGATTGAACGTTAGACTGAAATTGAACActagacatctatttttagtttcatgatatcagacagaCTGTGATTACCGAGTTCAAatgaacactgtattgtgtacatttcatgatatcagacactcTGTGATTACTGAagtccagtgaacactattgtgtacatttcatgatatcagacacactgtgattactgagtTCTAAtaaacactgtattgtgtacattcatgatatcagacacaatGTGATTACTGGGGTCTGGCGAACactgtactgtgtacattttatgatatcaGACAAACTGTGATTACTGAGTTCCAATGAACACTGCAGTGACTGCtctatgtatatttcatgatatcagacacactgatTACTGAATTCTAATGAATACTTGTGACtgcactgtgtacatttcatgatatcattATCAGACAGACTGTGATTACTGAGTTCCAATGAACAttgtactgtgtacatttcatgataattgatatcagacacactgtaaTTACTGaggtccagtgaacactgtattgtgtacatttcatgatatcagacacactgtaaTTACTGaggtccagtgaacactgtattgtgtacatttcatgatatcagacacactgtgattactgagtTCCTATAAAATGTTCTCCCCACAGTGTGTATATGATATGGGCCCTTCTTCCTACAAACTACTCTATTTGTATGTCAATTTCTAGAAGAAAATACTGGAATGAACTATTaaactatattttatttaggtgaccaatgttttcaaattttactaaGGTAGGGGAATCCTAGTAATGAGGAAGGGGGTCTGTTTTAAGTAAAACTTTGTTAGATTTCCATGGTGACCTGGTTCCTAGTAATGtgatgtttttacaaaaaaatgtaaacagtgttttctccccactatagagaaaacATTGTGATATAGGCACTGTCCAGCACCTTCCCCTCCCCTCCTTCCTTGCTTGACAGGTGATTCCCCATTGTGTCAATTTAAAATTCTGAGAGAACTATGTTGATGACGATAAATTAATCAATGGTAAATATTTTagcttatatacatgtatatatgatatgcCCATATTTGGACACATTGGGCTCAAAGCGGGATGTATTGTGCCCATATTTGGTCAACCTATGGTGCCCGTATTTGGATACAATGTGCCCATAACTGTATACCATGACTTATCATTGCCCTTTCTGTCTTATAGGTACTTATTCCTTCATTATTCATCACAAGTCAGTTTTGAGAGCATCGAGACAAGATGGCTGCCGCGGCAACTTTGGCACGTACCAGCAGGAGAAAGAATGACTTGGAGTTGATGATGgaatgtgatgatgatgaacttTCACCAACACAGAGAGACCAGTATCAGCGACAGCTACAGGCACTCCGAAATCACCACCAACTTGTTGAGAATTACAAAAACGAGAAAGCGAGGAGAGAGGAACAAGAAAGACTAAGAAAACTAGAGGAAAAGAAAGCATTGATGGTGTCTCAAGCTAGAGCTACACAGATTATTAACCCACCTATGAGTAAATCAGGAAACgtttacaatattcaaaatgcATCAGGGATCGTGCAAAATATCGCAAAACAACTTGGGAATACCCGAAGTCCAAACAATTTGATATCTTCGCAACCAGTGATGTCATCACAGTACAGACAAGACGGATCCACAAATTATGTTCCTTCGAATGTAAATCCCAATGCAATGACACTACAACGTTCGCCGCCATCGCAAACAGTCACGTCTGTCATTCCGAGTTACTCGATATCTCAACCTATTACGCCAGTGTCTGCGATGCCAACGCAACAATTCTACATTCAAAAACCAGCTGTGAGCATGAATCCTCCCAAACCTGCAAGTACGACATTAACAGGAGTCTCTGCAGGACAGATGGTCCAAGTACACCAGTCGCCACCTGCTGGTAGTACAGCATCGCACTCACCTCGACAAGTACAGATCGAGAGCGGGCCGAATGCGAAAAGCAACGTCAAGACAACCGTAATACGTGTACCAACAGGAATAAACATCCAACAACACCTGGGTACTAATTACAAACTATTAACGTCAACAGGCAACGTTTACCATTACGTTTACAGCCCTGTAACTACGACAGCCGCAATGGTACAAGCACCTAAACCTACCCAAACCTACCAGCAAGTTGTCCAACCGCCCCCTCGTGCACCTTCACCACCAGTTTACCGATCTCAACCCGCCGCGTCTAAGGTATCTCCCAGCTACCCTGCCTCAATAACCGATATTCTTCTCGGGAAAAGACCGAATCAGACAGAAAGTCGGCCATCTAGATCATCTCAACCGAAACGACTCCAGATTAGTGCACCAGTCGAGACCGCACCTAGTAAGAAATTTAAATCAGTTGTTGAAGAACCTGTACGTGTAGCTGAAGAACCAGCCAAAGTGAAGGAACCGAAGTACAGCATCGATCAATTCTACGGTAGTAAGGAGGGAAGTCGCAATTACCTTGACgataaatacaaatatggaTTTAAATGTTATCACTGTACAAAGTTAATCAGcaacaatataaaatatatggCTCACATTAAGAACCACTTGgataaagaaaaacaagaaaacttAACACTTAACGACATCATTAATTGCGATCATTGTGGACGACGTTTCAATACACCGTTTGAGTTGCAGTGTCATATTGAAAAGTCACATATTAGTAGCTCGGATCTGAGATGCCGTATATGCGATTTGACGCTGGATTGTAAGTCCGATTTGATGTCGCATATGACTTCCAAGCATCCTCCATTACAGATGCCATACTCGTGTCCAATATGTCAATTTCGGTCATCTTTCCTCGACACAACAATTGAACATTTCAAAGCCAAGCATGAAGGTATCAAGAAATGTTTGTGCACCCACTGCCTGAAAGCGAGTGGAGACGCTAACTCGTACCTACGTCATTGTCAGAAACATCAGACAAAGAGTGGTAATGTTAGATGCAAGAAATGTAAACTCATGTTTGTTACTTCGGCAGACTTGAAGGCGCATGATACTAATGACCACATCCGTTTTCCTGTGAAAATAAAGAGAAAAGCAGTGCACGAACCGAAGGAAGATTTGGAAGAACCAGTTGTGGAGACTACACCAGCCACTGCTACAGTACAAACTAATAGTTACAGTGAATATAGAAAGAAAAGGAAACAGGTAAAGGGAGACGCACGGAAAGGAACGCTGGAGAGCTACAGTTTGAATGATTGGAAAGCTGCCTTTGATAAGAGTCGAAAGAATGAAGTACATAGATGTAGTGAATGCGGCACCGTTATTAGTTCCCTCG
This portion of the Glandiceps talaboti chromosome 19, keGlaTala1.1, whole genome shotgun sequence genome encodes:
- the LOC144450196 gene encoding uncharacterized protein LOC144450196 isoform X2; the protein is MAAAATLARTSRRKNDLELMMECDDDELSPTQRDQYQRQLQALRNHHQLVENYKNEKARREEQERLRKLEEKKALMVSQARATQIINPPMSKSGNVYNIQNASGIVQNIAKQLGNTRSPNNLISSQPVMSSQYRQDGSTNYVPSNVNPNAMTLQRSPPSQTVTSVIPSYSISQPITPVSAMPTQQFYIQKPAVSMNPPKPASTTLTGVSAGQMVQVHQSPPAGSTASHSPRQVQIESGPNAKSNVKTTVIRVPTGINIQQHLGTNYKLLTSTGNVYHYVYSPVTTTAAMVQAPKPTQTYQQVVQPPPRAPSPPVYRSQPAASKVSPSYPASITDILLGKRPNQTESRPSRSSQPKRLQISAPVETAPSKKFKSVVEEPVRVAEEPAKVKEPKYSIDQFYGSKEGSRNYLDDKYKYGFKCYHCTKLISNNIKYMAHIKNHLDKEKQENLTLNDIINCDHCGRRFNTPFELQCHIEKSHISSSDLRCRICDLTLDCKSDLMSHMTSKHPPLQMPYSCPICQFRSSFLDTTIEHFKAKHEGIKKCLCTHCLKASGDANSYLRHCQKHQTKSGNVRCKKCKLMFVTSADLKAHDTNDHIRFPVKIKRKAVHEPKEDLEEPVVETTPATATVQTNSYSEYRKKRKQVKGDARKGTLESYSLNDWKAAFDKSRKNEVHRCSECGTVISSLAAHFATFLKCSHCHYRTYCGLSYSNHMIKFHRTTSSSPQLHPVSKMSGAVLKCMRCSFMTESGSAMAGHVMTCINGPTEVEGFKHHTRPRRQDELSASSSSSNSPIPKQDTFDKVNYESEDPLLDDVSTDNIHASVSNIIDRLFGADEEESNFVQGDEQLTAQEQPAKVSDKDNDNVVSLVQKFENSTEDNPSMDNSSRHKRGDRKNEVKEEVTVVKDEAEDNTAIFEGKEEITDDQKKTTTPTEGITSSKDVKELKSDVDDNKGLAEEYDSESKVQNEDEGKESGTNDDDEDSVSVKEDETKEDDGDEDTTDVKMSVDGSRSDDAQKDNSEESDESFTTAPDRSPVIQEDVDKEETIADGGVDSNHEEGESIADGGVDSNHEEGETIADGGVDSNHEEGESIADGGVDSNHEEGDAIADDGVDSNHEEGETIADGGVDSNHEEGDAIEDGKGVDSQEEGDTTVDKGDSSHQEGDAFEDDKGTSSHEEETVEDIKEAEKEEGDSESCTHQDDDIDEALLAKDDDSDEQLLAEDEVCNDDQLLAEDDDGKDDQLLAEDDDVGNEDQLLAEDDGVGNDKQSMAKSDEEVDNDESSLARGDEEVDNDESSLARGDEEVDNDESSFAGEDDNVIPDGASIEFEDGESSRDGQDFVIMDEWSDGQEDSEEKNENDDDDDMKKDS